In Microbacterium lushaniae, the following are encoded in one genomic region:
- a CDS encoding TetR/AcrR family transcriptional regulator: protein MNDRSTSAPLPRGLRQTWGSGTAAGRPGPKAMLSLPGIASSAIALADAEGAEALSLGRIAERLGVTTNALYRYVDSRDDLDVIVHDHALGAPAGIPEGEDWADAAAAWCRALRDRYARHPWLSDMRVRIPFAPHSLAWLEDLLERLEGSGLGDRETLQAAGLLDGYVRTRAGAVRDLLRADAGTPDPGLLIREIGAERFTARVPRVASLMSSGLYRSPQAVADEDFEFGLDRILAGLRQLAGG from the coding sequence ATGAACGACCGATCCACGAGCGCACCACTTCCGCGCGGGCTGCGTCAGACGTGGGGGTCCGGCACAGCGGCCGGTCGCCCCGGCCCCAAGGCCATGCTGAGCCTTCCCGGCATCGCGTCCTCAGCGATCGCGCTGGCCGATGCCGAGGGTGCGGAGGCGCTGTCGCTGGGGCGGATCGCCGAGCGGCTCGGGGTGACCACGAACGCGCTGTACCGGTATGTGGATTCCCGCGACGACCTGGACGTCATCGTCCACGACCATGCGCTCGGCGCCCCCGCAGGCATCCCGGAGGGCGAGGACTGGGCGGATGCGGCGGCCGCGTGGTGCCGCGCCCTGCGGGACAGGTACGCGCGCCACCCATGGCTCAGCGACATGCGGGTGCGCATTCCGTTCGCGCCCCACTCGCTCGCGTGGCTGGAAGACCTCCTCGAGCGACTGGAGGGCAGTGGGCTCGGCGATCGCGAGACGCTGCAGGCCGCCGGGCTGCTGGACGGGTATGTCCGTACGCGTGCCGGAGCGGTGCGCGACCTCCTGCGCGCCGACGCCGGCACGCCCGACCCCGGCCTGCTGATCCGGGAGATCGGCGCCGAGCGCTTCACCGCCCGGGTGCCACGGGTGGCATCGCTCATGTCCTCCGGCCTGTACCGGAGCCCGCAGGCCGTGGCCGACGAGGACTTCGAGTTCGGGCTGGATCGCATCCTCGCAGGTCTCCGGCAGCTCGCCGGCGGGTGA
- a CDS encoding metal-sulfur cluster assembly factor produces the protein MTATLAPEKYDEVTEALKDVMDPELGINVVDLGLIYDLGWDDENDALVIHMTLTSAGCPLTDVLEEQTAQALDDVVERFRINWVWMPPWGPERITDDGRDMMRALGFAI, from the coding sequence ATGACCGCAACGCTCGCTCCCGAGAAATACGACGAGGTCACCGAGGCCCTCAAAGACGTCATGGACCCCGAACTGGGGATCAACGTCGTCGACCTGGGCCTCATCTACGACCTCGGGTGGGACGACGAGAACGACGCGCTGGTCATCCACATGACCCTGACGTCGGCCGGCTGCCCCCTCACCGACGTGCTCGAGGAGCAGACGGCGCAGGCTCTGGACGACGTCGTGGAGCGCTTCCGCATCAACTGGGTGTGGATGCCGCCGTGGGGTCCCGAGCGCATCACCGACGACGGGCGCGACATGATGCGGGCGCTCGGCTTCGCGATCTGA
- a CDS encoding non-heme iron oxygenase ferredoxin subunit: MSAERACALSELETDTPLRVEVGGKPVAVVLDSAGEVHAIGDTCTHGDVSLSEGFVDGDTLECWAHGSAFSLRTGHPLNLPAFEPVPVYVVEIDGDDVLIDPTRTKEV; this comes from the coding sequence GTGAGCGCCGAGCGGGCGTGCGCCCTGAGCGAGCTGGAGACCGACACGCCGCTGCGGGTCGAGGTCGGCGGCAAGCCCGTCGCCGTCGTGCTCGACTCCGCCGGCGAGGTGCACGCGATCGGCGACACGTGCACGCACGGCGACGTCTCCCTGTCCGAGGGGTTCGTCGACGGCGACACGCTGGAGTGCTGGGCCCACGGCTCGGCGTTCTCGCTGCGCACCGGACACCCCCTGAACCTCCCGGCCTTCGAGCCGGTGCCCGTCTACGTCGTCGAGATCGACGGCGATGACGTGCTCATCGACCCCACCCGAACGAAGGAAGTCTGA
- a CDS encoding MFS transporter, translating to MSGGTRTAAGIWSTQYVWVTVGALGLILLAAVQSLAVTTVMPVVSADLDGDALYAVAFSGTLATSVIGMVVVGAWCDRAGVLAPLTTAVVLFLAGLVVAGLAGSMETLVVGRLVQGLGTGGQTVALYVVVARVYPATLHGRVFAAFAAAWVVPSLVGPFLAGAVTEFLHWRWVFLGVAALTVVAYVMVVTRLHALPLRPDEPARGGIGVRLACAVTVAVAALALGLSGGLGRWAWAGVVASVIVIALAVRPLLPAGTLRAGRGLPSVVLMRGLIAGALFGAEVYVPYLLIDEYGFSPTWAGLGLTAAALAWAAGAEVQGRIGDRLGNARLTGMGTAMLVTATTAAFLTAVLQLHPVVLIAGWALAGAGMGLMYSRLTVLTLAYSTPQTQGFSSSALSISDALGSAMTIATMGLVFTALAGSGLGFSAVFAMATALALLALVPGLRLGHARELHATHSTR from the coding sequence GTGAGCGGGGGCACGCGGACCGCGGCGGGGATCTGGAGCACGCAGTACGTCTGGGTCACCGTCGGTGCCCTGGGCCTCATCCTCCTGGCCGCCGTGCAGTCCCTCGCCGTCACGACGGTCATGCCGGTGGTCAGCGCCGATCTTGACGGCGATGCGCTGTATGCGGTCGCGTTCTCGGGGACCCTCGCCACGAGCGTCATCGGCATGGTCGTCGTCGGCGCGTGGTGCGACCGGGCGGGGGTGCTCGCGCCGCTGACCACCGCGGTCGTGCTGTTCCTGGCGGGGCTCGTGGTGGCCGGGCTCGCCGGTTCGATGGAGACGCTCGTGGTCGGGCGCCTCGTCCAGGGGCTGGGCACGGGCGGCCAGACCGTCGCGCTGTACGTCGTCGTCGCGCGGGTGTATCCGGCGACGCTGCACGGGCGGGTGTTCGCCGCGTTCGCCGCCGCGTGGGTGGTGCCGTCGCTGGTGGGGCCGTTCCTGGCCGGCGCGGTGACGGAGTTCCTGCACTGGCGCTGGGTGTTCCTGGGGGTCGCGGCGCTGACCGTCGTCGCGTACGTCATGGTCGTCACGCGGCTGCATGCCCTGCCGCTGCGGCCCGACGAACCGGCGCGCGGAGGGATCGGCGTGCGCCTGGCGTGCGCCGTGACCGTCGCGGTGGCGGCTCTGGCCCTGGGGCTGTCGGGCGGGCTGGGGCGGTGGGCGTGGGCCGGGGTGGTGGCATCGGTCATCGTGATCGCCCTCGCCGTGCGCCCGCTCCTTCCCGCCGGCACGCTCCGCGCCGGCCGCGGACTGCCCAGCGTCGTGCTGATGCGCGGCCTCATCGCTGGCGCGCTGTTCGGCGCCGAGGTGTACGTGCCCTACCTGCTGATCGACGAGTACGGGTTCTCGCCGACGTGGGCCGGTCTCGGCCTGACGGCTGCGGCGCTGGCATGGGCTGCCGGCGCGGAGGTGCAGGGGCGCATCGGCGACCGGCTCGGCAACGCGCGCCTGACCGGGATGGGCACGGCGATGCTCGTCACCGCCACCACCGCGGCCTTCCTCACCGCCGTCCTGCAGCTGCATCCGGTCGTCCTGATCGCCGGATGGGCGCTGGCCGGAGCGGGCATGGGACTGATGTATTCGCGGCTGACGGTCCTGACGCTCGCGTACTCGACACCGCAGACGCAGGGGTTCTCCTCCTCCGCGCTGTCGATCTCCGACGCGCTGGGCTCGGCGATGACCATCGCCACGATGGGTCTCGTGTTCACCGCGCTGGCCGGCTCGGGTCTCGGGTTCAGCGCGGTGTTCGCGATGGCCACGGCCCTGGCCCTCCTCGCGCTGGTTCCCGGCCTGCGCCTCGGGCACGCGCGCGAACTCCACGCCACGCATAGCACTCGCTGA
- the sufC gene encoding Fe-S cluster assembly ATPase SufC, translated as MSVLEIRDLHVTVETDAGTTPILNGVTLTIRTGQTHAIMGPNGSGKSTLAYTIAGHPKYTVTSGSITLDGEDVLAMSVDERARAGLFLAMQYPVEIPGVTVTNFLRTAKTAIEGEAPSIRGWTKDVKDAMKNLRMDPKFAQRNVNEGFSGGEKKRHEILQLELLKPKIAVLDETDSGLDVDALKIVSEGVNRAKAESDLGVLLITHYTRILRYIRPDFVHVIVSGRIVEEGGPELADRLEEEGYDRFITEAGTSVDA; from the coding sequence ATGTCTGTCCTCGAGATCCGCGACCTGCACGTGACGGTCGAGACGGATGCGGGCACCACGCCCATCCTCAACGGCGTCACCCTGACGATCCGCACGGGCCAGACCCACGCCATCATGGGCCCCAACGGCTCGGGCAAGTCCACCCTCGCGTACACGATCGCCGGTCACCCCAAGTACACCGTGACCTCCGGCTCGATCACGCTGGACGGTGAGGACGTCCTGGCCATGAGCGTGGACGAGCGCGCACGGGCGGGCCTGTTCCTCGCGATGCAGTACCCGGTGGAGATCCCCGGCGTCACGGTGACGAACTTCCTCCGCACGGCCAAGACCGCCATCGAGGGTGAGGCCCCCAGCATCCGCGGGTGGACCAAGGACGTCAAGGACGCCATGAAGAACCTCCGCATGGACCCCAAGTTCGCCCAGCGCAACGTCAACGAGGGCTTCTCCGGCGGCGAGAAGAAGCGTCACGAGATCCTGCAGCTCGAACTGCTCAAGCCCAAGATCGCCGTGCTGGACGAGACCGACTCGGGCCTGGACGTCGACGCGCTGAAGATCGTGTCGGAGGGTGTCAACCGCGCCAAGGCCGAGAGCGACCTGGGCGTGCTGCTGATCACGCACTACACCCGCATCCTCCGCTACATCCGTCCCGACTTCGTGCACGTGATCGTCAGCGGGCGCATCGTCGAGGAGGGCGGCCCCGAGCTGGCCGACCGGCTCGAGGAAGAGGGCTACGACCGCTTCATCACCGAGGCCGGCACCTCGGTCGATGCCTGA
- a CDS encoding MalY/PatB family protein: MSVTPLKALPLDQLRERTSAKWRTYPDDVLPLFGAETDFPLAPAITRSLTEAVRIGDTGYTGPDPGLRAAYAGFAQRRFGWTPDAARMRSTCDVIMGVVEVLRAVLEPGDRVIVTPPVYPPFYDGIPEAGGVVERVPLRDTGEGWELDLPGIEAALSGGARAVLLCNPHNPTGTVHSRGALAEVAAIAARYGAVVVSDEIHAPLTQPEATFTPFLSVSEDAARVGFALVSASKAFNLAGLKCALMVAASEEHTALLHAMPAEVEWRTGHFGALAAVAAFAPESDPWLDSLLAALDENRRVLADLLAAHVPGARYRIPEAGFLAWIDLSGLGWGENPARRIRREARVALHHGPMFGDEGAGHVRLNFGCAPEVLREAVERIGALVRS, from the coding sequence GTGAGCGTCACCCCCCTCAAGGCCCTGCCCCTCGACCAGCTGCGCGAACGCACGAGCGCGAAGTGGCGGACCTACCCCGACGACGTGCTGCCGCTGTTCGGCGCTGAGACCGACTTCCCCCTGGCCCCCGCCATCACCCGCAGCCTCACCGAGGCCGTGCGGATCGGCGACACCGGCTACACGGGCCCTGACCCGGGACTGCGCGCCGCCTACGCCGGGTTCGCGCAGCGCCGCTTCGGCTGGACCCCGGACGCTGCCCGCATGCGGTCGACGTGCGACGTCATCATGGGAGTCGTCGAGGTGCTGCGCGCCGTCCTGGAACCGGGGGACCGCGTGATCGTCACCCCGCCGGTGTATCCACCGTTCTACGACGGCATCCCCGAGGCCGGGGGAGTCGTCGAGCGCGTGCCCCTGCGCGACACCGGAGAGGGATGGGAGCTGGACCTCCCCGGCATCGAGGCGGCGCTGTCCGGCGGCGCGCGTGCGGTGCTGCTGTGCAATCCGCACAACCCGACCGGAACCGTGCACTCCCGGGGCGCCCTCGCAGAGGTGGCCGCGATCGCCGCCCGATACGGCGCCGTCGTCGTCAGCGACGAGATCCATGCGCCGCTCACCCAGCCGGAGGCGACGTTCACCCCGTTCCTGTCGGTGTCGGAGGACGCCGCCCGCGTCGGGTTCGCACTCGTCAGCGCCAGCAAGGCATTCAATCTCGCCGGGCTCAAATGCGCGCTCATGGTCGCCGCATCCGAGGAGCACACCGCGCTCCTGCACGCGATGCCGGCGGAGGTGGAATGGCGCACCGGGCACTTCGGCGCCCTCGCCGCCGTCGCCGCCTTCGCGCCGGAGAGTGACCCCTGGCTGGACTCGCTGCTGGCGGCGCTGGATGAGAACCGGCGCGTGCTGGCGGACCTCCTCGCCGCGCACGTGCCGGGTGCCCGGTACCGCATCCCCGAGGCAGGCTTCCTCGCGTGGATCGACCTGTCGGGGCTCGGGTGGGGCGAGAACCCGGCTCGCCGCATCCGGCGGGAGGCGCGCGTCGCGCTGCACCACGGCCCGATGTTCGGGGACGAGGGCGCCGGCCACGTGCGCCTGAACTTCGGCTGCGCGCCGGAGGTGCTCCGCGAAGCGGTCGAGCGCATCGGCGCGCTGGTGCGTTCGTGA
- the sufB gene encoding Fe-S cluster assembly protein SufB, translating into MADVLIDRPELESLGVYEFGWHDPDAAGASARRGLSEAVVRDISALKAEPEWMLKTRLKGLQLFGRKPMPTWGADLSDIDFENIKYFVRSTEKQAQSWEDLPDDIRNTYERLGIPEAERQRLVSGVAAQYESEVVYHQINEQLEAQGVIFMDTDTALREHPEFFEEYFGTVIPAGDNKFAALNTAVWSGGSFVYVPPGVHVEIPLQAYFRINTENMGQFERTLIIADEGSYVHYIEGCTAPIYKSDSLHSAVVEIIVKKNARVRYTTIQNWSNNVYNLVTKRAVAHEGATMEWVDGNIGSKVTMKYPSIFLMGEHAKGETLSVAFAGPGQHQDAGAKMIHMAPYTQSSIVSKSIARGGGRAGYRGEVRVDANAHHSANTVRCDALLVDSISRSDTYPAIDIRVDDVQLGHEATVSKVSEEQLFYLQSRGMPEDEAMAMIVRGFIEPIARELPMEYALELNKLIEMGMEGSVG; encoded by the coding sequence ATGGCTGATGTCCTGATCGACCGGCCCGAGCTCGAGAGCCTCGGTGTCTACGAGTTCGGATGGCACGACCCCGACGCGGCGGGCGCGAGCGCGAGGCGAGGCCTGAGCGAGGCCGTCGTGCGCGACATCTCCGCGCTGAAGGCCGAACCCGAATGGATGCTGAAGACCCGTCTGAAGGGGCTGCAGCTGTTCGGCCGCAAGCCGATGCCGACGTGGGGCGCCGACCTCAGCGACATCGACTTCGAGAACATCAAGTACTTCGTCCGCTCCACCGAGAAGCAGGCGCAGTCGTGGGAAGACCTCCCCGACGACATCCGCAACACGTACGAGCGCCTCGGCATCCCTGAGGCCGAGCGTCAGCGCCTGGTCTCCGGCGTCGCGGCGCAGTACGAGTCCGAGGTCGTCTACCACCAGATCAACGAGCAGCTCGAGGCCCAGGGCGTCATCTTCATGGACACCGACACGGCCCTGCGCGAGCACCCGGAGTTCTTCGAGGAGTACTTCGGCACCGTCATCCCCGCCGGTGACAACAAGTTCGCCGCGCTGAACACCGCGGTGTGGTCGGGCGGCTCGTTCGTGTATGTGCCGCCGGGCGTGCACGTGGAGATCCCGCTGCAGGCCTACTTCCGCATCAACACCGAGAACATGGGCCAGTTCGAGCGGACGCTCATCATCGCCGACGAAGGCTCCTACGTGCACTACATCGAGGGCTGCACGGCGCCGATCTACAAGAGCGACTCGCTGCACTCGGCCGTCGTGGAGATCATCGTGAAGAAGAACGCCCGCGTGCGTTACACGACGATCCAGAACTGGTCGAACAACGTGTACAACCTCGTCACCAAGCGTGCGGTCGCGCACGAGGGCGCGACGATGGAGTGGGTCGACGGCAACATCGGCTCGAAGGTCACGATGAAGTACCCGTCGATCTTCCTCATGGGCGAGCACGCCAAGGGCGAGACGCTCTCGGTCGCCTTCGCGGGTCCCGGGCAGCACCAGGACGCCGGAGCGAAGATGATCCACATGGCGCCGTACACGCAGTCCTCGATCGTCTCGAAGTCGATCGCCCGCGGCGGCGGGCGAGCCGGATACCGCGGCGAGGTTCGCGTGGACGCCAACGCGCACCACTCCGCCAACACCGTGCGATGCGACGCGCTGCTGGTGGACTCGATCTCCCGCAGCGACACGTACCCCGCCATCGACATCCGCGTCGACGACGTGCAGCTCGGCCACGAGGCCACCGTCTCCAAGGTCAGCGAGGAGCAGCTGTTCTATCTGCAGTCCCGCGGCATGCCCGAGGACGAGGCGATGGCGATGATCGTGCGCGGGTTCATCGAGCCGATCGCGCGGGAACTGCCGATGGAATACGCCCTCGAACTCAACAAGCTCATCGAGATGGGCATGGAAGGATCCGTCGGCTAA
- the sufD gene encoding Fe-S cluster assembly protein SufD: MTTTTTPLPGSRAHTDGGWGRADAPAAPIQTRSERPWSFDPAHFGAPTGREVNWKHTPIDRLGGVLTPGEASSAVRVDTGAAAGYVVSGADVRGEFFRPEDLPAAIAWQRDGAGLHVRIPAGEELTDPLRIDLVGERADGFGAAHIVLEAQPNSRATVILYHSGSAQYAQNVEILVRDGAALTVIAVQRWDDDAVHAATHQARVDRDAKLTHVVVTLGGAVVRVNPSVELSGPGAEGRLFGLSFADAGQHFESQVYLHHKGPHTVGDVLYKGALQGVGARSVWIGDVLIGRDAVGTDSYEANRNLVLTDGARADSIPNLEIETGEIVGAGHASATGRFDDEQLFYLQARGIDEEEARRLVVLGFLSEIVQRIGVPDLETELTAAIERELLEGAAL; this comes from the coding sequence ATGACGACCACGACCACCCCCCTGCCGGGAAGCCGAGCGCACACCGACGGAGGATGGGGCCGGGCCGACGCGCCTGCCGCGCCCATTCAGACGCGTTCCGAGCGACCCTGGTCCTTCGACCCCGCCCACTTCGGTGCCCCCACGGGCCGCGAGGTGAACTGGAAGCACACCCCCATCGATCGCCTGGGCGGCGTGCTGACACCGGGCGAGGCCTCCTCCGCCGTCCGCGTCGACACCGGCGCCGCGGCCGGCTACGTCGTGTCCGGCGCCGACGTCCGTGGGGAGTTCTTCCGCCCCGAAGACCTGCCTGCGGCCATCGCGTGGCAGCGTGACGGCGCGGGCCTGCACGTGCGCATCCCCGCCGGTGAAGAGCTGACGGACCCCTTGCGCATCGACCTGGTGGGCGAGCGCGCCGACGGGTTCGGCGCGGCTCACATCGTGCTGGAGGCGCAGCCGAACTCCCGCGCGACGGTGATCCTGTACCACTCCGGATCGGCGCAGTACGCGCAGAACGTGGAGATCCTCGTCCGCGACGGGGCGGCCCTCACGGTCATCGCCGTGCAGCGCTGGGACGACGACGCCGTGCATGCGGCCACCCACCAGGCGCGCGTTGACCGCGACGCCAAGCTCACGCACGTGGTGGTGACCCTCGGCGGCGCGGTCGTGCGCGTGAACCCCTCGGTCGAGCTGTCCGGGCCCGGCGCCGAAGGCCGCCTGTTCGGGCTGTCCTTCGCCGACGCCGGCCAGCACTTCGAGTCGCAGGTGTACCTCCACCACAAGGGCCCGCACACCGTCGGCGACGTGCTCTACAAGGGTGCCCTGCAGGGCGTGGGTGCCCGCAGCGTGTGGATCGGCGACGTGCTCATCGGGCGGGATGCCGTGGGCACCGACTCGTACGAGGCGAACCGCAACCTCGTGCTCACCGACGGCGCCCGGGCCGACAGCATCCCGAACCTCGAGATCGAGACCGGTGAGATCGTCGGCGCCGGGCACGCGAGCGCGACCGGTCGATTCGACGACGAGCAGCTGTTCTACCTGCAGGCGCGCGGCATCGACGAGGAAGAGGCCCGCCGCCTGGTGGTGCTGGGCTTCCTCAGCGAGATCGTGCAGCGCATCGGCGTGCCCGACCTGGAGACAGAGCTGACCGCCGCGATCGAGCGCGAGCTCCTCGAAGGAGCCGCGCTGTGA